Proteins encoded by one window of Salvia splendens isolate huo1 chromosome 7, SspV2, whole genome shotgun sequence:
- the LOC121742359 gene encoding protein trichome birefringence-like 19, whose product MDLLPIRKARNVKRRTKIIWIATAATILIILVAAISQHSSPPQKSPSTNNNPPAQDIKIVNSHEECDIFTGDWIPNQEAPYYTNKTCWAIHDHQNCMKYGRPDSDFMKWRWKPDACDLPLFNPYQFLDIVRGKSLAFVGDSVGRNQMQSMICLLSRVEYPIDVSPTADEHFKHWKYVSYNFTMSYFWSPFLVRSAERDADGPTHTGLFNLYLDEFDESWTTQIHNFDYLIINAGHWFTRTAVYYERRRIVGCRYCQLPNVTDFPTTYGHRRAFRTAFRALENFKGVTLMRTFAPSHFEGGDWNAGGDCVRRRPVGSNGTVLDGQTLDMYMTQVEEFRAAERRGNRRMRVMDATQMMLLRPDGHPSRYGHWPDEKVVLYNDCVHWCLPGPIDSWADVLHHMLKMEARRWYQEQKKRMQ is encoded by the exons ATGGATCTTCTCCCCATTCGAAAAGCCCGAAATGTGAAGAGAAGAACAAAGATAATTTGGATAGCAACAGCAGCAACCATATTAATAATACTAGTGGCCGCAATCAGTCAACACTCCTCTCCGCCACAAAAAAGCCCATCAACGAACAATAATCCTCCGGCGCAGGATATCAAGATAGTCAACAGCCACGAAGAATGCGATATCTTCACCGGCGATTGGATCCCGAATCAGGAGGCTCCGTACTACACCAACAAGACGTGCTGGGCTATCCATGACCACCAAAACTGCATGAAATACGGACGCCCCGATTCCGACTTCATGAAGTGGCGCTGGAAGCCCGACGCCTGCGATTTGCCGCTGTTCAACCCCTACCAGTTCCTCGATATCGTCCGGGGCAAGTCCTTGGCCTTCGTCGGAGATTCCGTTGGGAGGAATCAGATGCAGTCCATGATCTGCCTCTTGTCCCGG GTCGAGTACCCGATCGACGTCTCCCCGACGGCCGACGAGCATTTCAAGCATTGGAAGTACGTGAGCTACAACTTTACAATGTCGTATTTCTGGTCGCCGTTCCTCGTCCGCTCCGCTGAGAGGGACGCCGACGGCCCGACCCACACGGGCCTCTTCAACCTTTACCTCGACGAGTTCGACGAGTCGTGGACCACTCAAATCCACAACTTCGACTACCTCATCATCAACGCCGGCCACTGGTTCACCCGCACCGCCGTCTACTACGAGCGCCGCCGCATCGTCGGCTGCCGTTACTGCCAGCTCCCCAACGTCACCGACTTCCCAACCACCTACGGCCACCGTCGCGCCTTCCGGACGGCCTTCCGGGCCCTTGAAAATTTCAAGGGC GTGACGCTCATGCGGACGTTCGCGCCGTCGCATTTCGAGGGGGGCGATTGGAACGCCGGCGGCGACTGCGTGCGGAGGCGGCCGGTGGGGAGCAACGGGACGGTGTTGGACGGGCAGACGTTGGATATGTATATGACACAAGTGGAGGAGTTTCGGGCGGCGGAGAGGAGAGGGAATAGGAGGATGAGAGTGATGGATGCGACACAGATGATGCTGCTGAGGCCCGATGGGCACCCGAGTAGGTACGGGCATTGGCCCGATGAGAAGGTCGTGTTATATAATGACTGTGTGCATTGGTGCTTGCCTGGCCCAATTGATTCATGGGCCGATGTTTTGCATCATATGTTGAAGATGGAGGCCCGAAGATGGTATCAGGAGCAGAAGAAGAGAATGCAGTAG